In Streptomyces paludis, the genomic stretch GGCCGGCTACGCGCTCGCCCGGCTGCGCTACCGCGGCAAGCGGGCCGCCACCCTCGCGTTCATCCTCGCGATGCTGGTGCCGGTCGAGACGATCTTCATCGCGCAGTTCATCACCATGCGTCAGCTCGGCCTGAACAACACACTGGTCGGTGTGCTGCTGCCCGCGTCCATCGGCGCGATGAACGTCCTGCTGATGCGCAACGCGTTCATGAACCTCCCCAACGAGGTGGAGGAGGCGGCGTTCGTCGACGGCGCCAATGTCTGGCAGCGGTTCCTGCGTATCTCCCTGCCCGCCGTCAAGGGGACCGTCGCGGTGGTCGCGATCTTCTCCTTCATGGGCGCCTGGGACGACTTCCTGTGGCCGCTGATCGTCCTCAGCGACCCGGAGAACTTCACGCTGACCATCGGCCTGAACTATCTGCACGGCACGTTCTCCAACGACTCGCGCCTCGTCGCCGCCGGCACGATGATCGCCGTACTGCCGCTCATCGCGCTCTTCGCCTGCCTCCAGCGCTACTTCTTCCGGGGCGTCGGCGAGGGTGCCGTCAAGGGCTGAGCGCCGCACCGGG encodes the following:
- a CDS encoding carbohydrate ABC transporter permease, producing the protein MSFPRITDADGRRVPPAQLFLRYGLLLLALAVLVGPFLWQLSTSLKGPHEDIYSSPPSFFPSEPTLHNYTRVADTIPVWEYAFNSIKVASANVITNCVGAALAGYALARLRYRGKRAATLAFILAMLVPVETIFIAQFITMRQLGLNNTLVGVLLPASIGAMNVLLMRNAFMNLPNEVEEAAFVDGANVWQRFLRISLPAVKGTVAVVAIFSFMGAWDDFLWPLIVLSDPENFTLTIGLNYLHGTFSNDSRLVAAGTMIAVLPLIALFACLQRYFFRGVGEGAVKG